From Actinopolymorpha cephalotaxi, one genomic window encodes:
- a CDS encoding response regulator transcription factor, with product MRPRDTLPLTPLLLVEDDQELAAMLAGLLTEEGYAVDLAPDGQRGLHRALSREYDVIVVDRGLPGIDGLDLLVRLRSSGVATPALILSALGTPADRVEGLDAGAEDYLAKPFDVAELLARLRALRRRHLDQARLLPVGDEMLNLDTREVGRAQLSERECDLLATLASRPGHVFSRTELLARVFPGAVGEVVVDTYVHYLRRKLGRAIVTTVRGRGYRLGEGAS from the coding sequence GTGCGCCCCCGCGACACCCTCCCGCTCACGCCGCTGCTCCTGGTCGAGGACGACCAGGAGCTCGCCGCGATGCTGGCCGGTCTCCTCACCGAGGAGGGGTACGCCGTCGACCTCGCGCCGGACGGCCAGCGCGGACTGCACCGGGCCCTCAGCCGGGAGTACGACGTGATCGTCGTGGACCGCGGCCTGCCCGGCATCGACGGCCTCGACCTGTTGGTCCGGCTCCGCAGCAGCGGCGTGGCGACCCCCGCGCTGATCCTGTCCGCGCTGGGCACGCCCGCGGACCGGGTCGAGGGGCTGGACGCGGGCGCCGAGGACTACCTGGCCAAGCCGTTCGACGTGGCCGAGTTGCTCGCTCGCCTCCGGGCGCTGCGCCGGCGCCACCTCGACCAGGCCCGGCTGCTGCCGGTCGGGGACGAGATGCTCAACCTGGACACCCGCGAGGTCGGCCGGGCCCAGCTGTCCGAGCGCGAGTGCGACCTGCTGGCCACCCTGGCGTCCCGGCCGGGCCACGTGTTCAGCCGTACCGAACTCCTCGCCCGGGTCTTCCCCGGCGCCGTGGGCGAGGTCGTCGTGGACACCTACGTCCACTACCTGCGCCGCAAGCTCGGCCGGGCGATCGTCACCACGGTCCGCGGCCGGGGCTACCGGCTGGGCGAGGGGGCGTCGTGA